The window CGTCCGTACGCACCCGGGCGTTACCCCGCACCCTATGCGGGCGGCGATCGTCCCCTCTACAATCCCGGCACTCGGCCATACAACCCGGCCACCGCCCGCCAATTTGCCAACACGGGGAACTTCAAAGAACCAACCTTTCCAAAGCCTAACCAACTTCCAGGCCTACAAAATCGCAATCCGCCGGTGAATCGGCCGGCTCAGTTTGGCGGGAACGCGCGCAACAATCCCTCGTCTGCTGGGCGCAACGCCTTCAATAACCAGCCATCGTTCAATCCAAAGAACGATCCGATGCGCGGCTACGGCAATAAAAGTCGTGCGTCAGGCGGTGGCCGCAATAACGCCTTCGGGGGCTACGGGCCCGGCCGCCAAACCCAGGATTTCAGTAACCGAGGCCGGGCCAGCTACGGCGGGGGTGGCGGCTTCCGTGGTGGCGGCGGCGGAGGTGGCTTTCACGGCGGGGGCGGAGGGGGTCGTCGTCGCAGGTGAGTGACACTTCATGGGAGATGATTAAGTAGCGCGCTAGGCCTGCGGACCACAAAACTGGGGAGCTGTCGTATGTCGACCTTCGCTGAATCCGATCAAACCCGTGCAACTTGTGGGTCTCCCAGCGCGCGGGTGGCGAGCCTGCTGATCGCGTTTCTGTGTGCGTTGCCGCTCCCGCTCGCTGCGCAAGAACAGCGCGTTTTCAGCTCACCCGTTGAAGCCGCCACTGCACTTTTCACTGCCGTTAAGAGCGACGACACCGCGGCCCTCGGATCTATTCTCGGTCCAGATTCCCAGCAGCTCCTTTCATCAGGAGATCCGGTCGCGGATAAGAATTCGCTGGCACAGTTCGCCAGCCAATGGGATCAAATGCATCGGTTCGCCTACGACGATCAGGGTCGGGTGATCATCTACTTGGGCTCCGACAACTGGCCCGCACCGATTCCGATTGTAAAGAAGGATAGTGGTTGGGTGTTCGACACCGCGGCCGGCAAGGACGAACTAATTTACCGGCGAATCGGTCGCAATGAGCTCTACACCATTGGGGTGCTGGAGAATCTAG of the Candidatus Binataceae bacterium genome contains:
- a CDS encoding DUF2950 domain-containing protein, which gives rise to MSTFAESDQTRATCGSPSARVASLLIAFLCALPLPLAAQEQRVFSSPVEAATALFTAVKSDDTAALGSILGPDSQQLLSSGDPVADKNSLAQFASQWDQMHRFAYDDQGRVIIYLGSDNWPAPIPIVKKDSGWVFDTAAGKDELIYRRIGRNELYTIGVLENLASAQREYQSEDHDGHQFAKYILSDPGKQDGLYWETAEGSPASPIGPLVADAATKGYKVQKREEAATAAPFHGYFYKVLTNQGKDAPGGAKNYIVDGKMTGGFAFLAWPAEYRSSGVMSFMINQDSVIVQKDLGPDTATIAKGMSAFNPDSSWEQVEQ